A region of Onychomys torridus chromosome 10, mOncTor1.1, whole genome shotgun sequence DNA encodes the following proteins:
- the Lap3 gene encoding cytosol aminopeptidase has translation MFLLPLPATARVALHRLGVRRLWDRGLSTADMTKGLVLGIYSKDKDDDLPQFTSAGENFNKLVAGKLREMLDISGPPLKAGKTRTFYGLHQDFPSVVVVGLGKRSAGVDDQENWHEGKENIRVAVAAGCRQVQDLELPSVEVDPCGDAQAAAEGAVLGLYEFDDLKQKKKVAVSAKLYGSGDQEAWEKGVLFASGQNLARQLMESPANEMTPTRFAAIIEKNLKSANSKTEVHIRPKSWIEEQEMGSFLSVAKGSEEPPVFLEIHYKGSPNTSEAPLVFVGKGITFDSGGISIKASANMDLMRADMGGAATICSAIVSAAKLNLPINIIGLAPLCENMPSGKANKPGDVVRAKNGKTIQVDNTDAEGRLILADALCYAHTFNPKVIINAATLTGAMDIALGSGATGVFTNSSWLWNKLFEASVETGDRVWRMPLFEHYTRQVIDCQLADVNNIGKYRSAGACTAAAFLREFVTHSKWAHLDIAGVMTNKDEVPYLRKGMSGRPTRTLIEFLLRFSKNSS, from the exons ATGTTCTTGCTGCCTCTTCCGGCTACCGCGCGAGTAGCGCTCCACCGCCTGGGAGTGAGACGTCTCTGGGATCGGGGTCTCTCCACCGCAGACATGACGAAG ggtcttgTTTTAGGAATTTATTCCAAAGACAAAGATGATGACTTACCACAGTTTACAAGTGCAGGAGAGAATTTTAATAAGTTGGTGGCTGGGAAGCTGAGAGAAATGTTGGACAT ATCTGGACCTCCTCTGAAGGCAGGCAAAACCCGAACCTTCTACGGTCTGCATCAG GACTTCCCCAGTGTGGTGGTGGTTGGTCTTGGCAAGAGATCGGCTGGCGTTGACGACCAGGAGAACTGGCATGAAGGCAAAGAAAACATCAGAGTTGCTGTTGCAG CGGGATGCAGGCAGGTTCAAGACCTGGAGCTGCCTTCAGTGGAGGTGGATCCCTGCGGAGATGCTCAGGCTGCTGCAGAAGGAGCCGTGCttggtctctatgagtttgatgaCCTAAAGCAGAAAAAGAAGGTGGCTGTATCGGCAAAGCTCTATGGAAG TGGCGATCAGGAGGCCTGGGAGAAAGGGGTCCTCTTTGCTTCTGGGCAGAACTTGGCCCGCCAGCTGATGGAGTCTCCAGCCAATGAGATGACACCAACGAGATTTGCTgcaattattgaaaaaaatctcaaaagtgCCAATAGTAAAACAGAAGTCCATATCAG ACCCAAGTCTTGGATAGAGGAACAAGAAATGGGCTCATTCCTAAGTGTGGCCAAGGGGTCTGAAGAACCACCAGTCTTTTTGGAAATCCACTACAAAGGCAGCCCCAACACAAGTGAAGCACCCCTGGTGTTTGTGGGAAAGGGAATTACCTTTGACAG TGGCGGTATCTCCATCAAGGCTTCTGCAAATATGGACCTCATGCGGGCTGACATGGGAGGAGCCGCAACAATATGCTCGGCCATTGTGTCTGCAGCAAAGCTCAATTTGCCCATTAATATCATAG GTTTGGCCCCTCTTTGTGAAAATATGCCTAGTGGCAAGGCCAACAAGCCAGGGGATGTCGTCAGAGCCAAGAATGGGAAGACCATCCAG GTTGATAACACCGATGCTGAGGGCAGGCTCATCCTGGCCGATGCACTCTGCTatgcacacaccttcaatcccaaggTCATCATCAACGCTGCCACCTTAACAG GTGCCATGGACATAGCCCTGGGATCAGGTGCTACCGGCGTCTTTACCAATTCATCCTGGCTATGGAACAAACTATTTGAG GCCAGCGTAGAGACTGGGGACCGAGTCTGGAGAATGCCTCTCTTTGAGCATTATACAAGACAAGTCATAGATTGCCAGCTTGCTGATGTCAATAACATTGGAAAATACAG ATCTGCAGGTGCATGTACAGCCGCGGCCTTCTTGCGGGAGTTTGTGACCCATTCCAAGTGGGCACATTTAGACATAGCGGGCGTGATGACCAACAAAGACGAGGTTCCCTACCTGCGCAAAGGCATGAGTGGGCGGCCCACGAGGACCCTGATTGAGTTCTTACTCCGCTTCAGTAAAAACAGTTCTTAG